In Pelodiscus sinensis isolate JC-2024 chromosome 2, ASM4963464v1, whole genome shotgun sequence, the following proteins share a genomic window:
- the NPBWR1 gene encoding neuropeptides B/W receptor type 1: MDNFSSHPEPNASCAPYADRGTPWTNASAPQPLPDFYLAVPIIYSLICAVGLTGNTAVIYVILRAPKMKTVTNLFILNLAVADELFTLVLPINIADHLLRQWPFGELMCKLIISIDQYNIFSSIYFLTVMSIDRYLVVVATLRSSKVSYRTYRAAKLASLGIWALVSLVISPFAVFAKLHHEQGRSQCVFVFPSPESFWWKVSRVYTLLLGFAIPVSTICILYTALLAKLRGVHLHSHAKALDKAKKKVTLMVLVILAVCLFCWTPYHLSTVVALTTDLPQSPLVIGISYFITSLSYANSCLNPFLYAFLDENFRKSFRKLVECRASS; encoded by the coding sequence ATGGATAACTTTTCCTCACACCCTGAGCCCAACGCATCCTGTGCACCCTATGCAGACAGAGGCACCCCCTGGACCAATGCCTCTGCCCCGCAGCCGCTCCCGGACTTCTACCTGGCTGTGCCCATCATCTACTCCCTCATCTGCGCAGTGGGGCTGACGGGCAACACGGCTGTCATCTACGTCATCCTGCGGGCCCCCAAGATGAAGACGGTCACCAACCTCTTCATCCTCAACCTGGCCGTGGCCGATGAGCTCTTCACCCTGGTACTGCCCATCAACATCGCCGACCACCTGCTGCGGCAGTGGCCCTTTGGCGAGCTGATGTGCAAGCTCATCATCTCCATCGACCAGTACAACATCTTCTCCAGCATCTACTTCCTCACTGTCATGAGCATTGACCGCTACCTGGTGGTGGTGGCCACGCTCAGGTCAAGCAAGGTGTCCTACCGCACCTACCGTGCTGCCAAGCTGGCCAGCCTGGGCATCTGGGCTTTGGTCTCCCTTGTCATCTCGCCCTTTGCTGTCTTCGCCAAGCTCCACCACGAGCAGGGCCGCTCCCAGTGCGTCTTTGtcttccccagcccagagagcTTCTGGTGGAAAGTCAGCCGCGTCTACACCCTCCTGCTGGGCTTTGCCATCCCCGTCTCCACCATCTGCATCCTCTACACTGCTCTGCTGGCCAAGTTGCGTGGCGTGCACCTCCATAGCCACGCCAAAGCCCTGGACAAAGCCAAAAAGAAAGTGACCCTGATGGTGCTGGTCATCCTAGCTGTGTGCCTCTTTTGCTGGACCCCCTACCATCTGAGCACAGTGGTGGCCCTCACCACGGACCTCCCACAGAGCCCGCTGGTCATTGGCATCTCCTACTTCATCACCAGCCTCAGCTATGCCAACAGCTGCCTCAACCCTTTCCTGTATGCCTTCCTGGATGAGAATTTCCGGAAGAGCTTTCGCAAGCTGGTGGAATGCAGGGCATCTTCATAG